The Anaeromyxobacter sp. nucleotide sequence ACCGTTCGCCCATGAGCGCACTCTTCTCCCCGAAATCGAACGCCCTCCTCATGACGGTCCTGGCCGTCGTCGGCCTGGGGGCCGCCGGCACCATCGGCGGCCTGCTGCTCTACTGGCGCACGCCCTACGGCCTCAACGTGGCGACGCCGGTGGTCCAGCCGGTCCAGTTCGACCACCGGCACCACGTGCAGGACGACCTCATCGACTGCCGCTACTGCCACTCGTCGGTGGACAAGGCCCCCAGCGCCGGCATCCCGTCCACCGAGCTGTGCCTGGCCTGCCACTCCCAGGTCTGGAACAAGAGCCCCCTGCTCGACCAGGTGCGGGCCAGCTGGTTCCAGGACCAGCCCATCCGCTGGACCCGGGTGCACAAGCTCCCCGACTTCGTCTACTTCAACCACGCCATCCACGTGAACAAGGGCGTGGGCTGCGTCGAGTGCCACGGCCGGGTGGACCAGATGGCCGCCATCGAGCAGGCCCTGCCGCTCACCATGGGCTTCTGCCTCGACTGCCACCGCAACCCGCAGCCGCGCCTCCGCCCGCTGGAGGAGATCGCCAACCTGCGCTGGGTGCCGCC carries:
- a CDS encoding cytochrome c3 family protein, which produces MSALFSPKSNALLMTVLAVVGLGAAGTIGGLLLYWRTPYGLNVATPVVQPVQFDHRHHVQDDLIDCRYCHSSVDKAPSAGIPSTELCLACHSQVWNKSPLLDQVRASWFQDQPIRWTRVHKLPDFVYFNHAIHVNKGVGCVECHGRVDQMAAIEQALPLTMGFCLDCHRNPQPRLRPLEEIANLRWVPPADRAALGAELAKKYDVKPKVNCTTCHR